Sequence from the Curtobacterium sp. MCLR17_007 genome:
CCTCGTCGCGGTCACGGCCGCAGCGGTGGCGCAGGGCGGTGTGCACATGCGCTCGCTCGCCCCGACGCCCGAGCACTTCGACCCCGTGCAGGGCATCAAGCGCGTGTTCGGCATGCAGGCGCTCTGGAACGGCGTGAAGGCCCTCGTGAAGACCGCGGTCGTCGGTCTCGTGCTCTGGTTCGCCGTGCAGGGACTCGTCCCCGTGCTCATGACCAGCGGGTCCCTGCCGCTGACGGCCGTGCTCGCCGCCGCGGGCGAGGGCGCCGGCACCCTGCTGCGCGCGGCGATCGCCGCCGGCCTGGTGCTCGCAGCGCTCGACGTGTTCGTCGTCATCCGCCGGAACCGCAAGCGCACGATGATGACCAAGCGCGAGGTCAAGGACGAGAACAAGCAGTCCGACGGCGACCCGCTGGTCAAGGGGCAGCGCCGCTCCCGACAGCTCGCGATGAGCCGGAACCGGATGATCCAGGCGATCCCCGGTGCGGACGTCGTGATGACCAACCCGACGCACTACGCGGTGGCCCTCAAGTACGAACCCGGCAAGTCCGCGCCGCGCGTCGTCGCGAAGGGAGCCGGGCCCGTCGCCGTGCTCATCCGCGAGCGCGCGCTCGAGGCCCGCGTGCCGATCGTCCGCGACGTCCCGCTCACCCGGGCACTGCACGCCGCGTGCGAGCTCGGCCACGAGGTCCCCGTCGACCTCTACACGCCGGTCGCCCGCGTGCTGTCGTTCGTCATGACGCTCAAGGCCGCCGGCACCCACGCGGGCACCCACGCCCCGCCCCGACCCACCACCCCGGCCGAGGTCGCCACGGTCATCGACCCGGCCACCCTGACCGGGGACCTCCGGCCCCGCCGACTCCGGCCCGCACGACACCAGCCCGAACCCACCCAGGGAGTCCCCGCATGAACCGCACGGACCTGCCGAAGCTCGCCGTCCCGGTCGCCGTCGTCGGCATCATCCTGCTGCTGATCCTGCCGGTGCCGTCGTTCCTGCTCGACTTCCTGATCATCTGCAACATCCTGCTGGCGCTGGTGATCCTGCTGACGACGCTGTTCGTCAAGAAGCCCCTCGACTTCTCGGTGTTCCCGTCGCTGCTGCTCGTCGCGACGCTGTTCCGCCTCGGTCTCAACGTCGCGTCCACCCGTCTGGTGCTCGGCGAGGGCTTCGCCGGCGACGTCATCCAGGCGTTCGGCCACGTCGCGGTGTCCGGGTCGATCATCATCGGCGCGGTCATCTTCCTCATCCTCATCGTCATCCAGTTCGTCGTCGTCACGAAGGGCGCCGAGCGGGTCGCCGAGGTCGGCGCGCGCTTCACGCTCGACGCGATGCCGGGCAAGCAGATGGCGATCGACGCGGACCTGAACGCCGGACTCATCACCGACGAACAGGCGAAGGAGCGCCGTGCGTCGGTCTCCGCCGAGGCGGACTTCTACGGCTCGATGGACGGCGCGTCGAAGTTCGTCAAGGGCGACGCCATCGCCGGCATCCTGATCATCGTCATCAACCTCATCGGCGGCATCGCGATCGGGATGCTGCAGAACGGGCTCTCCGTCACCGACGCCCTGTCGAAGTACGGCATCCTGACGATCGGCGACGGGCTCGTCACGCAGATCCCGGCCCTGCTCATGGCCGTCTCGACCGGCATGATCGTGACGCGTTCCGGTGCCGAGTCCGAGATGGGGTCGTCCGCGGCCACCCAGCTCGGCCAGTCGAAGAACGCGCTGCTCATCGCCGGTGTCGCCGCGATCGCGATGGGCTTCATCCCGGGCATGCCGATCCTGCCCTTCCTGCTCGTCGGTGGCACGCTGCTGTTCACCGGGTGGCGGATCGGACGGAACGCTGCCCGCGCCGAGCAGGCGGCCGAACAGCAGCGGGCCCTGGCGGCCGTCGCACCGACCGGCGACACCCCCGAGGACCTCGTCGAGCAGATGCGGGTCCACGCCCTCGAGATCCTGCTCGCGCCCGACCTGGTCGACATGGTCTCCGGTGCCTCCGACGACCTGCTCGGCCGGGTCCGCGCGCTCCGCCGGAAGATCGCCGTCGACATGGGCGTCGTCGTGCCGCCGGTCCGCACGCGCGACAGCATCGAGCTGCCGCCGTCGACGTACGCCATCCGCATCGCCGGCGTCGAGGCCGGCCGGGGCACCGCGCCCGCACGGAGCGTGCTGGCGCTCGGCGACCAGCTCGAGGGGCTCCCGGGTGACGCGACGGTCGAGCCCGTGTTCGGCCTCGCCGGCAAGTGGGTCCCCGCCGAGCTCCGCCACGCCGCAGAGATGACCGGTGCGACCGTCATCGACCGTGTGTCCGTGCTCGTCACGCACCTGCAGGCCGTCATCGGGGACAACGCCGCGCGGCTGCTCACCCGCGAGGACGTCAAGGTGCTGACCGAGGGCGTCAAGCAGGTGAACCCCGCCGCGGTCGAGGAGCTCGTGCCCGGGATGCTCTCGATGGCCGAGCTCCAGCGTGTCCTCCAGGGGCTCCTGGTCGAGCGCGTCCCGATCAACGACCTCGGCCGCATCTGCGAGGCGCTGACCCTGCGGGCGAAGGTCTCCACCGACCCCGAGGGCCTGGTCGAGGCCGCTCGCGCCGCGCTCGGTCCCGCGCTGCCGGCCCGCCACCTGGACGACGGCGTGCTCCGCGTCATCATGATCGACCCGCTGCTCGAGCAGTCGATGCTCGAGGGCCTGCGGCCGTCGGAGCAGGGCTCGCAGATCATGCTCGACGCCCACCGCATCGAGCAGGTCCTCGGGTCCGTCCGCGACGCGGTCCACAGTGTCGAGGAGCAGGGGCTCTCCGCCGTGCTCGTCTGTGCCCCGCAGCTCCGCCCGGCCGTCCACCGCATGGTGTCGGCCCAGTCGAACGGCTTGCCGGTGCTCTCCTACCAGGAGGCCACCGCCGCGGGCTCCACCATCGAGACCGTGGGAGTGGTCCGTGCCGCCGACCCGATTGCAGCGTAGCGCCGCCACGCTCGACGACCTCCGCGTCGCCGTCCGCACCGAGTTCGGGCCGGGCGCGCGGATCGTCAGCGCCGAGCGGGTCACGAGCGGCGGCATCGGCGGGCTGTTCCGCAAGGCCCACGTCGAGGCGACCGTCGAGGTCCCGGCGGCGTCGGACCCGCCCGTCGCACGGATCGCGATCGCCGACGGTCCGGTGCAGCGCATCGGCATCGCGGCGCTCCTGGCCGACGCCGAGGCGGCCGAGGCCCGCATCGCGGGCGCCGACGGCACGTCGACGGCCCGAGCCGACGCCTTCGCGTCGGTGCTCGACGGGTTCGTCGCGGACGGGATCGCGCCGACGCCGACGCCGGCGCTGGTCGCGCTCGAGGCCCTGGACGGCCCCGACGCGCCGGACGCCGGCGCGCCCGTGGGTGCCGCACCGGGCCTCCCGTCCGGCACCGCCGGTCTGCCAGGAGGCTCGTCCACCCTCGCCGACGTCGTCGCACTCGTCCCGCGCCCCGCGCCGGCCGCGGTGCGGGCGCCGGTGCCGGCCGTGCTGTCGTCCGACGGTGACCTCGTGCTGCTGGTCGGGCGGATGCGTGACGTCGACGCGGCCGCGGGTGCGTTCGCCGCGCGCCACGGACTGCACGGGACGGATGCCCAGGACCGCCGCGCCGGGATCCTCGCGCGAGCCGAGGGGGTCCGCCAGGGGCACGCCCTGCTCGGGTTCGCGGGGTGGGACGACCGAGCGGCACTGGCGGGCCTCGTGCCGGACCAGGTGTGGGTCGTGGTGGACGCCGGACGGAAGCACGAGGACAGCGTGGCGATGGTGTCGTCGGTGACGAGCGCGGTGGCGGTCGCCGGTGTCGTGGCGATCGGCACGTCCGAGACGGCGACGCCGGACACCGTGCACACGCTGGGGCTGCCGGTGCACGTGCTCTGACGTGCCGCTGCGGCGCGCTGCCCCGCTCGGTGGTTAGGCTGAGCGGGTGCTGGTACTCACGCGGAAGGTCGGCGAGCGGATCCTCATCGGTGACGACATCGTCATCACGGTGCTCGACTCCCGGGGGGACGGCGTGCGCATCGGCATCGATGCACCCCGCGGTGTGAAGATCCAGCGCGAAGAGGTCGTCCGCGCGGTGACCGAGGCGAACGTCGAAGCGGCGCAGGCCGCTGCCGGTGTGACGCCGGACGACGCCGAGGCACGCCTGCGGGCAGCGCTCGGCGGGGCTGCGCCTGCTGCGTCGCCTTCGGCGCCCTCGTCGCCTTCGTCTGCTTCGTCTGCTTCGTCGCCTGCGGACGACTGATGCATCGCGCCCCCTGACGGACATCGCGCCCCGGGGGACCGGGGCGCGATGTGTGTTCGGGGGTGCGGCAAGCGCTAGGGACGGGGCTTCTTCTCCTGCTCGGGGAGCCGTCCGGCGGCGCGCTCGGCCGCGAACCAGGCGTGTGCCTCGTCCTGACGGGCCTGTTCCTCGCCGAGGGCGATCGGCGCGCGGACGTGCCCGGGCTGGTAGCCGAACGAGTCGAGCAGCTGCGGCACGACTGGCCGCAACCGGGCGATGAGCCGGTCGGCGTAGGCCGACACCGCACGGGCTCGCTGCGCCGACAGCCGGCCGTGCACCAGGTACCACTCGAGGTGCTGCTCGAGCAGGCCGAGTGCGAACAGGTCACGCAGCCAGACCAGCACGCGGCGGGTGTCACCCGGGGCGACCTCGTCGACCGCCGCGGTGAAGACGTCCCACTGCATGAGCTCGGCGTGCGCCTTCGCCGCCTCGATGAGCTCGTGCTGCGAGCGGTTCAGCAGCTTCGCGGCGCGGGCACGGTCCTTGCCGGCGGAGCCGATGCGCACACCGATCTCGGTCACCATGGTGTCGACACGGCCCGCGAGCAGTGCCCGCTGCACGGTAGGGTCGCGCAGGTCCGCGACGCTCGCCGCGAGGGATCCGCGGTCCTTCGCCGTCTGCCCCAGACGCCGGACACCCGACGCGTCGGCGAGCTTCGCCCCGACCTGCGCCGCGACGAACTTCGCCGTGGACGCGGCGTCCCGCGGCGCACGCTTCCGGAAGTCGGTGAGCAGGCGCTTGCCGACGAGCTGCAGCAGCACGGTGTTGTCGCCCTCGAAGGTGACGTAGACGTCGAGGTCGGCACGCAGACTGGTCAGGCGGTTCTCCGCGAGGAACCCGGCGCCGCCGCAGGCTTCGCGGCACTCCTGCAGGGTGTCGAGCGCGGACCAGGTCGACATCGACTTGAAGGCGGCCGCCTGGGTCTCGAGGTCCTCGCGGCGCTCCGGGGTGTCGAGCCGCCCGCTGAACACGTCGTCGAAGGTGCGGAGCAGCTGCTCGTGCGCGAACGACTGGGCGAACACCGTCGCCAGGCGGGGGATCAGGCGCCGCTGGTGCCGGCCGTAGTCGAGCAGGACGCCCTCGTCGCCGCCGTCGGTCGGGAACTGCCGGCGGTGCATCGCGTAGGTCAGGGCGATCTGCAGCCCGATCTTCTGCGCGACGACCGCCGCGCCGTCGAGGGACACCCGGCCCTGCACGAGCGTGCCGAGCATGGTGAAGAACCGCCGTCCGGGGGAGTCGATCGGCGAGGAGTAGGTGCCGTCCTCGGCGACGTCGCCGTACCGGTTGAGCAGGTTGGTGCGCGGGACCCGGACGTGGTCGAAGTGCAGGCGGCCGTTGTCGATCCCGTTCAGGCCGCCCTTGACGCCGTCGTCCTCGCCGCCGACACCGGGCAGGAACACCCCGTCCTCGTCGCGCAGCGGGACGTAGAACGCGTGCACGCCGTGGTCCACCCCGCGGGTGACGAGCTTCGCGAACACGACCGCGGCCCGGCCGTGCAGGGCAGCGTTGCCGATGTAGTCCTTCCACGCGCCACGGAAGGGGGTGTGCACGACGAACTCCTGCGTCGCCGGGTCGTAGGTGGCGCTCGTGGCGATGCTCTGGACGTCCGACCCGTGACCGGTCTCGGTCATCGCGAAGCAGCCGGGGACGGAGAAGTCGATGATGCCGGGCAGGAACTCGCGGTGGTTGCGCTCCGTGCCCAGGTGGTGGACGGCGGAGCCGAACAGGCCCCACTGCACGCCGGCCTTGATCTGCAGGGAGGGGTCGGCGGTGGTGATCTCCTCGAAGGCCGCCAGGTTGCCGCCGTGGTTGTCCTGGCCGCCGAACTCCGGCGGGTACGGACGCTGGATGGCACCCGCCTGCTGCAGGATCCGGAGCTGGTCGAACGCCCGGACGCGGTGCTCGTGGTTCGTCAGTCCCTCGACCTTGTGCAGCGCCGGGTCGAGCACGAGCCGGCGCGAGATGCGACGGTCCTCGGCCCAGCGGCCCAGCAGGTGCTCGGCGAGCAGGTCGACGTCGATGCGGACGTTGGTGTCGGTCCCCGCCGTCGGGGTCCCGCCCGCGGGGTCGCCAGCGGCATCGGCGTTCGGTGCGGAGACGCCCGGCGCGGCGGTGCCGGCTCGGGTGCTGGAAGCGGTGTCGACCATGGGTGTCCTCCTGAACAGCGGTGTTGCTCCTGCCAACGCTATGCACGTCCGCCCGGAGCCGCATGCGAGCGGTGCGGTCGCGACAAACCGGGGTCCGAGGTGGTCGCGTCGGTGGTGGGAACCCGACAACGCCGGAGTCCGGCACACTGGATGGCATGTCACGCACCACCGACGCACCACAGCCCACGAAGCGCGAACGGACCTTCTTCGGCCAGCCGTTCGAGCTCTCCACCCCGTTCGCGGTCGAGCTGTGGGAGCGGTTCTCGTTCTACGGGATGCAGGGCATTGTCCTCATCTACATGTACTACACGGTCACGGAGGGCGGCCTCGGTGTCGACCGGACCGTCGCCGCGGGGATCATGGGCGCGTACGGCGGCGCCGTCTACCTGTTCACGATCCTCGGCGCGTGGATCGCTGACCGGCTGGTCGGCGCGGACCGCACCCTGTTCGGCAGCGCCATCGTGGTGATGGCCGGACACATCGCCCTGGCGCTGATCCCCGGTGTCGCCGGCGTCGGCGTCGGACTGGTGCTCATCGCGCTGGGCTCCGGCGGGCTCAAGGCCACCGCCACCACGATCGTCGGCAGCCTGTACTCCCGCGAGGACCCGCGCCG
This genomic interval carries:
- a CDS encoding EscU/YscU/HrcU family type III secretion system export apparatus switch protein, with product MSDSGEKSEKATDKRMREVHRKGQLGRSQDLGAWIGIAAAALVVPATIGRAAAAGQAQLDAVRVVIADPTIGTMRGVFDDAMGSIGATIGPMLLVVLVAVTAAAVAQGGVHMRSLAPTPEHFDPVQGIKRVFGMQALWNGVKALVKTAVVGLVLWFAVQGLVPVLMTSGSLPLTAVLAAAGEGAGTLLRAAIAAGLVLAALDVFVVIRRNRKRTMMTKREVKDENKQSDGDPLVKGQRRSRQLAMSRNRMIQAIPGADVVMTNPTHYAVALKYEPGKSAPRVVAKGAGPVAVLIRERALEARVPIVRDVPLTRALHAACELGHEVPVDLYTPVARVLSFVMTLKAAGTHAGTHAPPRPTTPAEVATVIDPATLTGDLRPRRLRPARHQPEPTQGVPA
- a CDS encoding flagellar biosynthesis protein FlhA, giving the protein MNRTDLPKLAVPVAVVGIILLLILPVPSFLLDFLIICNILLALVILLTTLFVKKPLDFSVFPSLLLVATLFRLGLNVASTRLVLGEGFAGDVIQAFGHVAVSGSIIIGAVIFLILIVIQFVVVTKGAERVAEVGARFTLDAMPGKQMAIDADLNAGLITDEQAKERRASVSAEADFYGSMDGASKFVKGDAIAGILIIVINLIGGIAIGMLQNGLSVTDALSKYGILTIGDGLVTQIPALLMAVSTGMIVTRSGAESEMGSSAATQLGQSKNALLIAGVAAIAMGFIPGMPILPFLLVGGTLLFTGWRIGRNAARAEQAAEQQRALAAVAPTGDTPEDLVEQMRVHALEILLAPDLVDMVSGASDDLLGRVRALRRKIAVDMGVVVPPVRTRDSIELPPSTYAIRIAGVEAGRGTAPARSVLALGDQLEGLPGDATVEPVFGLAGKWVPAELRHAAEMTGATVIDRVSVLVTHLQAVIGDNAARLLTREDVKVLTEGVKQVNPAAVEELVPGMLSMAELQRVLQGLLVERVPINDLGRICEALTLRAKVSTDPEGLVEAARAALGPALPARHLDDGVLRVIMIDPLLEQSMLEGLRPSEQGSQIMLDAHRIEQVLGSVRDAVHSVEEQGLSAVLVCAPQLRPAVHRMVSAQSNGLPVLSYQEATAAGSTIETVGVVRAADPIAA
- the csrA gene encoding carbon storage regulator CsrA, yielding MLVLTRKVGERILIGDDIVITVLDSRGDGVRIGIDAPRGVKIQREEVVRAVTEANVEAAQAAAGVTPDDAEARLRAALGGAAPAASPSAPSSPSSASSASSPADD
- a CDS encoding acyl-CoA dehydrogenase; the encoded protein is MVDTASSTRAGTAAPGVSAPNADAAGDPAGGTPTAGTDTNVRIDVDLLAEHLLGRWAEDRRISRRLVLDPALHKVEGLTNHEHRVRAFDQLRILQQAGAIQRPYPPEFGGQDNHGGNLAAFEEITTADPSLQIKAGVQWGLFGSAVHHLGTERNHREFLPGIIDFSVPGCFAMTETGHGSDVQSIATSATYDPATQEFVVHTPFRGAWKDYIGNAALHGRAAVVFAKLVTRGVDHGVHAFYVPLRDEDGVFLPGVGGEDDGVKGGLNGIDNGRLHFDHVRVPRTNLLNRYGDVAEDGTYSSPIDSPGRRFFTMLGTLVQGRVSLDGAAVVAQKIGLQIALTYAMHRRQFPTDGGDEGVLLDYGRHQRRLIPRLATVFAQSFAHEQLLRTFDDVFSGRLDTPERREDLETQAAAFKSMSTWSALDTLQECREACGGAGFLAENRLTSLRADLDVYVTFEGDNTVLLQLVGKRLLTDFRKRAPRDAASTAKFVAAQVGAKLADASGVRRLGQTAKDRGSLAASVADLRDPTVQRALLAGRVDTMVTEIGVRIGSAGKDRARAAKLLNRSQHELIEAAKAHAELMQWDVFTAAVDEVAPGDTRRVLVWLRDLFALGLLEQHLEWYLVHGRLSAQRARAVSAYADRLIARLRPVVPQLLDSFGYQPGHVRAPIALGEEQARQDEAHAWFAAERAAGRLPEQEKKPRP